The proteins below are encoded in one region of Engystomops pustulosus chromosome 8, aEngPut4.maternal, whole genome shotgun sequence:
- the CTDSP1 gene encoding carboxy-terminal domain RNA polymerase II polypeptide A small phosphatase 1, translating into MDNPSIFTQVSREDVSSPLQEKGVHSSSSSKKPRSRSIFHSLFCCLCRDDAEPLPVNNNAPLLPEENGSVPKATKYLLPEVKPQDAGKICVVIDLDETLVHSSFKPVNNADFIIPVEIDGTVHQVYVLKRPHVDEFLRRMGEMFECVLFTASLAKYADPVADLLDKWGAFRGRLFRESCAFHRGNYVKDLSRLGRDLNKVVIIDNSPASYIFHPDNAVPVVSWFDDMSDTELLDLIPFFEKLSRVDDVYSVLKQRRTAS; encoded by the exons ATGGACAATCCGTCCATATTCACCCAGGTCAGCCGAGAAGATGTCAGCTCCCCCCTGCAAGAGAAAG GTGTTCACAGCTCCTCATCCTCCAAGAAGCCTCGGAGCCGGAGCATCTTCCACTCACTCTTCTGCTGCCTGTGCCGGGACGATGCTGAGCCCCTTCCTGTTAATAACAACGCCCCCCTCCTCCCGGAAGAGAATGGATCAGTCCCCAAG GCGACTAAGTATCTTCTGCCGGAGGTGAAGCCGCAGGATGCGGGAAAGATCTGCGTGGTTATCGACCTGGATGAGACTTTGGTTCACAGCTCGTTCAAG CCGGTCAATAACGCCGACTTTATCATTCCTGTAGAGATTGACGGAACGGTTCATCAG GTGTATGTGTTAAAGCGGCCTCATGTGGATGAGTTCCTCAGGCGAATGGGGGAGATGTTTGAGTGCGTCCTGTTCACTGCGAGTCTGGCAAAG TACGCTGACCCAGTTGCGGATCTGCTGGATAAATGGGGGGCTTTCCGTGGTCGCCTCTTCCGGGAATCTTGTGCCTTCCACAGGGGGAACTATGTCAAGGACCTGAGCAGACTGGGGCGGGACCTGAATAAAGTGGTGATCATTGACAATTCCCCGGCCTCTTATATCTTCCATCCGGATAACGCG GTGCCTGTAGTGTCCTGGTTTGATGACATGAGCGACACGGAGCTGCTGGACCTGATCCCTTTCTTTGAGAAGCTCAGCCGGGTGGATGACGTGTACAGCGTACTAAAGCAGCGCAGGACTGCCAGCTAA